The Chryseobacterium suipulveris genome window below encodes:
- a CDS encoding ABC transporter substrate-binding protein, with product MKSYFFAFVAFLLIFSCKKETPKTVTDWEKISENLQFIQNENTFDLKSGKFNYSFPKEKLPLQKVMLLNASLVGYFTELGLEEKIIGISSPEYVYSEKIHQLIDQGKITNIGNEQKYNVEKIIALKPDAVFTNYIASFENTYELLKKNGIEIIFLDEFLEQNPLQKSKYLIVFGKLFNEEEKAVSRFNEIEKSYDSLKTLARKSATKPIVLTNEIYGNQWFLPGGKTNFAQFVADANAQYINSENDETKAVPMSFEEVFVKAEKAEFWVNAGNHKTKKELLQINPNYAKMNVFNKGKIYTVTGREKGNANDYFESGVVRADLILKDYVKIFHPELLPNYELTYTKELH from the coding sequence CTGCAAGAAAGAAACCCCAAAAACAGTTACCGACTGGGAAAAAATCTCTGAAAATCTTCAGTTTATACAAAACGAAAACACCTTTGACCTGAAATCGGGAAAGTTTAATTATTCATTTCCAAAAGAAAAATTGCCGTTGCAGAAGGTCATGCTGCTGAATGCAAGTTTGGTCGGTTACTTTACTGAACTCGGTTTGGAAGAGAAAATCATCGGGATTTCAAGTCCGGAATATGTGTACTCGGAAAAAATTCATCAACTGATCGATCAAGGGAAAATTACCAATATCGGGAACGAACAAAAGTATAATGTCGAGAAAATCATCGCGCTGAAACCCGACGCAGTCTTTACCAATTACATCGCAAGCTTTGAAAACACCTATGAACTGCTCAAAAAAAACGGAATCGAAATTATCTTTCTTGATGAATTTTTGGAACAGAATCCTTTACAAAAATCAAAATACCTGATCGTTTTCGGGAAACTTTTTAATGAAGAAGAAAAGGCGGTTTCAAGATTTAATGAAATTGAGAAAAGCTACGATTCCTTAAAAACTTTAGCAAGGAAATCAGCGACAAAACCGATTGTCTTGACCAACGAAATTTACGGTAACCAGTGGTTTCTTCCCGGTGGGAAAACCAACTTCGCGCAGTTTGTAGCCGATGCGAATGCGCAATACATCAATTCAGAAAACGATGAAACGAAAGCGGTTCCCATGAGTTTCGAGGAAGTCTTCGTAAAAGCTGAAAAAGCGGAATTCTGGGTAAATGCGGGAAATCACAAAACCAAAAAGGAACTGTTGCAGATCAATCCCAATTACGCTAAGATGAATGTCTTTAACAAAGGAAAAATCTACACGGTCACAGGAAGGGAAAAGGGAAACGCGAACGATTATTTTGAAAGCGGAGTGGTGCGCGCAGATTTAATTTTGAAGGATTATGTAAAGATTTTCCATCCCGAACTTTTACCAAATTATGAATTGACTTATACGAAGGAACTTCATTGA
- the mtgA gene encoding monofunctional biosynthetic peptidoglycan transglycosylase, which produces MWKKIKKIIYLIVLANILFIVWGKFFNPPITITQIGGLFEFGKLKRDYVSYAEMGDNVKKAVIAAEDQTFFDHNGFDYKAIEKAVKHNNAGKKLRGGSTISQQTAKNIFLWQGRSWIRKGLEAVYTFIIELIWGKDVILERYLNSIEMGRGVFGVEAASEYYFNKHSKDLTKSEAAWIATILPNPKKYDPKNPSAYLNKKHSWIMRQMNNVSLK; this is translated from the coding sequence ATGTGGAAGAAAATCAAAAAAATCATATATCTTATCGTCCTCGCCAATATTCTCTTTATTGTTTGGGGTAAGTTTTTCAATCCGCCCATCACCATTACGCAAATCGGCGGTTTGTTTGAATTTGGAAAGCTGAAAAGAGATTATGTTTCCTACGCCGAAATGGGCGACAATGTGAAAAAAGCGGTCATTGCCGCCGAAGACCAGACTTTTTTCGACCACAACGGATTTGACTACAAGGCAATCGAGAAAGCCGTAAAACACAACAATGCAGGAAAAAAACTTCGGGGCGGAAGTACGATTTCGCAGCAAACCGCAAAAAATATTTTTCTTTGGCAGGGAAGAAGCTGGATCAGAAAAGGTTTGGAGGCAGTTTACACCTTCATTATCGAGCTGATTTGGGGCAAAGACGTGATTCTTGAAAGATATCTGAACTCCATCGAAATGGGACGCGGCGTTTTTGGGGTTGAAGCGGCTTCGGAATATTATTTCAATAAACATTCGAAGGATTTGACCAAGAGTGAAGCTGCGTGGATTGCCACCATTTTGCCGAATCCCAAGAAATATGATCCCAAGAATCCGTCCGCTTATCTGAACAAAAAACACAGCTGGATCATGCGGCAGATGAACAATGTCAGTTTGAAATAA
- a CDS encoding site-specific recombinase: MEFKFRNTEDFRSVCVKYFSFRNETDSTEPIRKLLPAIRNAYFSEFLDFLKENPEITENLSQYIHQLFKGKPFNLSLTEANILSENAFYPELKKRLLDKFLPAIENEQTVWYLVDTISVRPKKDLEFFHNQDQDQLDELFRLLRIDRFIGEKFVKKELYFSLNILAWRALGNALDVEVVNMAPNYRNLDNPFVAMQNEIDSLTKDFQKNPDFVLSSKDPHYKQIRIYLTQCFTFVGEAFKNSSKYGISGKINQFLLKIRQQLARINDILAVLVIDKEEDALQNSKQLFFNILEYKSHKNNVAELFSDSTTLISHLITNHTAETGSHYITSTRRDYLKMFLRASGGGVIVGALCVLKLLYSYIPGSDFSHAFLYALNYAMGFIMIYLMNYTLATKQPAMTAATMAKVLSEGKNTRKNYVDFAHLVSKVFQSQFIAFMGNVLLAFPVALAIIYGVDVIFKENFAFDKSAKLLTDLDPFQSKAIFHASIAGFFLFLSGIISGNIGNSSVFYRIPERIAKNPSLNYFFGARISKNISDYYSKNWAGIVSNFWFGIFLGVTGPVGLFLGLDLDIRHITFASGNFALGLYGKEFSVSHYAFWISFITVFLIGFFNFAVSFGLSMILAFRSRQVKFGDMKEIYREILRYFMKNPLRFFIPLRSELDKSAKELVEKTVATKPKDH; the protein is encoded by the coding sequence ATGGAGTTTAAGTTCCGAAATACCGAGGATTTCCGCAGTGTTTGTGTGAAGTATTTCAGTTTCAGAAATGAGACTGATTCCACCGAACCGATACGCAAACTGCTACCTGCAATCAGGAACGCATATTTTTCTGAATTTCTCGATTTTCTAAAAGAGAATCCCGAAATTACAGAAAACCTCTCTCAATATATTCATCAACTTTTTAAAGGTAAACCTTTCAACCTTTCGTTGACGGAGGCGAATATTCTTTCGGAAAATGCGTTCTATCCCGAGTTGAAGAAACGGCTTCTTGACAAATTTCTCCCGGCAATCGAGAATGAGCAAACCGTTTGGTATTTGGTCGATACGATTTCGGTGCGTCCGAAAAAAGACCTGGAATTTTTCCATAATCAGGATCAGGATCAGTTAGACGAGCTTTTCAGATTGCTGCGAATCGACCGCTTTATCGGTGAAAAATTTGTAAAAAAAGAACTGTATTTCTCGCTGAACATTTTGGCGTGGCGGGCTTTAGGAAACGCGCTCGATGTGGAAGTAGTAAATATGGCTCCGAATTATCGTAATCTTGACAACCCTTTTGTCGCGATGCAGAACGAGATCGATTCGCTAACCAAAGATTTTCAAAAGAACCCCGATTTTGTGCTCAGTTCAAAAGATCCGCACTATAAGCAGATCCGGATTTACCTGACCCAGTGTTTCACTTTCGTGGGCGAAGCTTTTAAGAATTCAAGCAAGTACGGTATTTCGGGTAAGATTAACCAGTTCCTGTTGAAAATTCGGCAGCAGCTTGCGAGGATTAATGATATTCTGGCGGTTTTGGTGATTGATAAAGAGGAAGATGCTCTGCAAAATTCCAAACAGTTGTTTTTCAATATTCTGGAGTATAAATCGCACAAGAACAATGTTGCGGAATTATTTTCTGACAGTACCACGCTCATTTCGCACCTGATTACGAACCACACCGCGGAAACCGGTTCCCATTACATTACCTCGACGCGAAGGGATTACCTGAAAATGTTTCTACGCGCGAGTGGAGGTGGAGTGATTGTGGGCGCACTTTGTGTGCTGAAGCTGCTGTACAGCTATATTCCGGGAAGTGATTTTTCGCACGCATTTCTTTATGCTTTAAATTATGCGATGGGGTTCATTATGATTTATCTGATGAATTATACCCTGGCTACGAAACAGCCCGCAATGACGGCTGCAACGATGGCAAAAGTGCTTTCCGAAGGGAAGAATACCCGAAAGAATTACGTCGATTTTGCGCACTTGGTTTCCAAGGTTTTCCAGTCGCAGTTTATTGCGTTTATGGGAAATGTGCTGCTCGCTTTTCCGGTGGCGCTCGCTATTATTTATGGAGTTGACGTTATTTTCAAAGAGAACTTTGCTTTTGACAAATCGGCGAAACTCTTAACTGATTTAGACCCTTTCCAATCAAAGGCAATTTTTCATGCGTCGATTGCAGGTTTCTTCCTTTTTCTTTCAGGGATTATTTCTGGAAATATCGGCAACAGTTCGGTGTTTTACAGAATTCCTGAAAGGATTGCCAAGAATCCTTCTCTCAATTATTTCTTTGGGGCAAGAATCTCTAAAAATATCTCCGATTATTACTCGAAAAACTGGGCGGGAATTGTCTCCAACTTCTGGTTTGGTATTTTCTTGGGGGTAACCGGACCGGTCGGACTTTTCTTGGGTCTAGATCTCGATATCCGACACATTACTTTTGCTTCCGGGAACTTTGCACTCGGTCTTTACGGTAAAGAATTTTCGGTAAGCCATTACGCTTTCTGGATTTCTTTTATTACCGTTTTCCTCATTGGTTTTTTCAATTTTGCGGTAAGCTTTGGCTTGTCGATGATTTTGGCGTTCAGGTCAAGACAGGTGAAATTTGGCGATATGAAAGAGATTTACCGGGAAATCCTGCGGTATTTTATGAAAAATCCGTTGAGGTTTTTCATTCCTTTACGTTCGGAACTGGATAAAAGTGCAAAAGAGCTTGTTGAAAAAACGGTCGCTACAAAACCAAAAGATCACTAA
- a CDS encoding amino acid permease produces the protein MSNLWRTKPLNQLLAEAEESDKGLKKTLTSGALVALGIGAIIGAGLFSITGIAAANYAGPGIMISFIIAALGCAFAGLCYAEFASMIPVAGSAYTYSYATMGEFIAWIIGWDLVLEYAVGAATVASSWSGYLGKLFHTFGVSLPQELLMTPFDVGANGAAGIINLPAVFIVVIMSLILIKGTSESAWVNTAIVIMKVGIVLIFIFVGFKYVKPENLTPLIPENTGKFGEYGWSGIIRAAAVVFFAYIGFDAVSTAAQETKNPKKAMPIGIMGSLLICTVLYIAFAYVMVGVVHYKAFTAGGGADHLAPVAIAIEAMGAVINGTVVPEYPWLNTSIIIAILLGYASVILVMLMGQSRVFYSMSHDGLLPKVFSEIHSKFRTPFKSNIFFLVFVSLFAAFIPGRVVGEMTSIGTLFAFILVCVGVLVMRKTQPDAPRAFKTPLVPLIPVLGILTCFGMMAFLPFDTWIRLVIWMMIGLDVYLYRGIKNSFLGKHNNTTNDPKNYTVSAICGAALTLILIVLTYFHHQAAIAENIDDGGLVIFSVVMIVLHVLIYGYYYFVRSKK, from the coding sequence ATGTCGAATCTTTGGAGAACGAAACCATTAAACCAACTTCTTGCAGAGGCGGAAGAAAGTGATAAAGGACTCAAGAAAACCCTCACTTCCGGTGCGCTGGTTGCGTTGGGAATCGGTGCGATTATCGGAGCCGGGCTATTTTCAATCACCGGAATTGCAGCGGCAAACTACGCCGGTCCGGGAATTATGATTTCATTTATCATCGCCGCTTTAGGTTGTGCTTTTGCCGGATTGTGTTATGCGGAATTTGCTTCGATGATTCCTGTTGCAGGAAGTGCTTACACGTATTCTTATGCAACAATGGGTGAGTTCATCGCCTGGATTATCGGTTGGGATTTGGTTTTGGAATATGCAGTGGGAGCGGCGACAGTTGCTTCGAGTTGGTCGGGATATCTCGGTAAACTTTTCCATACTTTTGGGGTGAGTCTTCCTCAGGAACTTCTGATGACACCATTCGACGTGGGTGCAAACGGAGCAGCTGGAATTATCAATCTTCCCGCAGTTTTTATTGTGGTCATCATGTCATTAATTCTAATCAAAGGAACCAGCGAATCAGCATGGGTGAATACCGCGATTGTAATTATGAAGGTAGGGATTGTCCTGATTTTCATCTTTGTTGGTTTTAAATATGTTAAGCCGGAAAATTTAACTCCGCTTATTCCTGAAAATACGGGTAAGTTCGGTGAGTACGGTTGGTCGGGAATTATTCGGGCCGCGGCAGTCGTCTTTTTTGCCTATATCGGTTTTGATGCCGTTTCTACAGCTGCACAGGAAACTAAAAATCCTAAAAAAGCGATGCCGATCGGAATCATGGGTTCGCTCCTGATTTGTACCGTTTTGTATATCGCCTTTGCTTATGTAATGGTGGGAGTTGTACACTATAAAGCTTTTACAGCTGGAGGTGGAGCAGATCATTTAGCGCCGGTTGCGATTGCGATTGAAGCGATGGGAGCTGTTATCAACGGAACAGTGGTTCCTGAATATCCTTGGTTGAATACGTCGATCATTATTGCGATTCTTTTGGGTTACGCGTCGGTAATTTTGGTGATGTTGATGGGGCAGAGCCGCGTTTTCTATTCTATGAGCCATGATGGTTTGCTGCCGAAAGTTTTCAGCGAGATTCATTCTAAATTCAGAACTCCGTTCAAATCCAATATTTTCTTTTTGGTTTTTGTGAGTTTGTTTGCAGCGTTTATTCCAGGTAGAGTTGTTGGTGAGATGACTTCAATCGGGACTTTATTCGCATTCATCCTCGTTTGCGTCGGAGTTTTGGTGATGAGAAAAACCCAACCGGATGCACCGAGAGCTTTCAAAACTCCATTAGTTCCGCTGATTCCTGTGTTGGGAATTTTGACCTGCTTCGGAATGATGGCGTTTCTGCCTTTCGATACCTGGATCCGTTTGGTGATCTGGATGATGATTGGTTTGGATGTGTATCTTTATAGAGGAATCAAAAACTCCTTCCTTGGGAAACACAACAATACGACCAACGATCCGAAGAACTATACTGTTTCGGCAATTTGCGGCGCAGCGTTGACATTGATTTTGATCGTTCTTACCTATTTCCATCACCAAGCGGCAATTGCTGAAAACATTGACGATGGCGGTTTGGTAATTTTCTCTGTGGTAATGATCGTTCTCCACGTACTGATTTACGGATATTACTATTTCGTTAGAAGCAAGAAATAG
- a CDS encoding WD40/YVTN/BNR-like repeat-containing protein: MKKIIAGLLLMILNFTFAQKLEFQTLLKDKISIRAIQIWNGKVWYAGTDSKFGYVSLKDSADKKQLILCDIKLQFRTLGFDGERFYAIGIESPAYFFEIDKNTLDFKNTYVDTHPKAFYDAIKFDDKSRGIAISDPDEHHFVKFKYFNFRPTKGIYRLPNYFDGEAHFAASNSNIAMKGDWVWIATGGSKARIFKFNWKDLMDWKKIDTPFIQGTSTQGIYSIDFYDEKFGIAVGGDYTKQSENVDNIATTNDGGETWQIQASGKNGGYKTCVKIRPKSKGKDIIAVGDQNIEFSSDYGKTWTKISDEKGLYVCEWVDKNTLVFAGKNRIVKVIMKD; this comes from the coding sequence ATGAAAAAGATTATTGCCGGATTATTATTAATGATATTGAATTTCACATTTGCGCAGAAACTGGAATTTCAAACATTATTAAAAGACAAAATCAGCATTCGAGCCATTCAGATATGGAACGGGAAAGTTTGGTATGCAGGAACGGATTCGAAGTTTGGGTATGTTTCGCTAAAAGATTCTGCAGATAAGAAACAACTGATTCTTTGTGACATCAAATTGCAGTTCAGAACTCTGGGTTTTGACGGAGAACGATTTTATGCAATCGGCATAGAAAGTCCTGCATATTTTTTCGAAATAGACAAAAATACACTTGATTTCAAAAATACATATGTTGATACTCATCCAAAAGCATTTTATGATGCAATAAAATTTGATGATAAATCTCGTGGAATTGCTATAAGTGATCCGGATGAACACCATTTCGTCAAATTTAAATATTTTAATTTCAGACCAACAAAAGGAATTTACAGGTTACCAAATTATTTTGATGGTGAAGCGCATTTCGCCGCGAGCAATTCAAATATTGCAATGAAAGGCGATTGGGTTTGGATCGCAACAGGAGGAAGTAAAGCCAGAATTTTTAAATTCAATTGGAAAGATTTGATGGATTGGAAGAAAATTGATACGCCCTTCATTCAGGGAACTTCAACACAGGGAATTTATTCCATCGATTTTTATGACGAAAAATTCGGAATCGCTGTCGGCGGTGATTATACCAAACAATCTGAAAATGTCGATAACATCGCAACCACCAACGACGGAGGGGAAACCTGGCAAATTCAGGCATCGGGGAAAAATGGCGGCTACAAAACCTGCGTGAAAATCCGCCCGAAATCAAAAGGAAAAGACATTATTGCAGTAGGTGACCAAAACATCGAGTTCTCCTCAGACTACGGAAAAACCTGGACAAAGATCTCCGATGAAAAAGGACTCTACGTTTGTGAATGGGTTGATAAAAACACTTTGGTTTTCGCAGGAAAAAATCGGATTGTTAAAGTGATAATGAAGGATTAA
- the hemN gene encoding oxygen-independent coproporphyrinogen III oxidase, with protein sequence MNSLIDKYNIPGPRYTSYPTVPFWDETTFTADQWKESVIRSFNESNSGEGISIYIHLPFCEQLCTFCACHKRITKQHSVETPYLESVLKEWDLYLELFKSQEPRATSQEPINESQDTLQLTDTPTHRPKIKELHLGGGTPTFFSPENLRILLEGIFAKAEIAENPEFSFEGHPNNTTKEHLQTLYDLGFRRCSFGVQDYDPQVQKAINRIQPFENVEKVTNWAREIGYKSISHDLVFGLPFHNWKKQEYTIRKTLELKPDRLAFYSYAHVPWIKGVGQRGFDENDLPSGEEKRKLYENGKKLLEELGYIEVGMDHFSLEHDDLYQSMISGDIHRNFMGYSSSKTQLMIGLGMSAISDSWYAFAQNEKTVEEYQKRVEEGILPVFRGHILNEEDLIIRKHILNLMCRLETSWDTQNFVPDLENSIHQLKEMEADGLVEISDNAIKITEKGRAFTRNVAMTFDLRMMRNQPETRIFSMTI encoded by the coding sequence ATGAACTCTTTAATCGACAAATACAATATTCCCGGACCTCGATACACTTCTTATCCAACCGTTCCTTTTTGGGACGAAACCACCTTCACCGCCGATCAGTGGAAAGAATCCGTGATTCGGTCATTCAATGAAAGCAACAGTGGTGAGGGAATTTCAATCTATATTCACCTTCCGTTTTGCGAACAGCTGTGTACATTCTGCGCGTGTCACAAGAGGATTACCAAGCAACATTCCGTGGAAACTCCGTATCTGGAAAGCGTTTTGAAAGAATGGGATCTGTATCTTGAATTGTTTAAGAGCCAAGAGCCAAGAGCCACGAGCCAAGAACCAATTAACGAAAGCCAAGATACGCTCCAACTCACCGACACTCCAACTCACCGACCCAAAATAAAAGAACTCCATCTCGGTGGCGGAACTCCAACTTTCTTTTCTCCTGAAAATTTAAGGATTTTACTGGAAGGAATTTTCGCCAAGGCAGAAATCGCTGAGAATCCTGAATTTTCTTTCGAAGGACATCCCAACAATACGACGAAAGAACATTTGCAGACGCTGTACGATTTGGGCTTCAGAAGATGCAGCTTCGGTGTACAGGATTACGATCCGCAGGTGCAGAAAGCCATCAACAGAATCCAGCCATTTGAAAATGTTGAAAAGGTGACAAATTGGGCTCGAGAAATCGGCTACAAAAGTATTTCCCACGATTTGGTGTTCGGTTTGCCGTTCCACAACTGGAAAAAACAGGAATATACGATCCGCAAAACTCTGGAGCTGAAACCTGACCGTTTGGCATTCTACTCCTACGCTCACGTTCCTTGGATTAAAGGTGTCGGACAAAGAGGTTTCGACGAAAACGATTTGCCGAGCGGCGAAGAAAAACGCAAACTCTACGAAAACGGAAAAAAACTTCTCGAAGAACTCGGCTACATCGAAGTCGGGATGGATCACTTTTCGCTGGAACACGACGATCTGTATCAGTCGATGATTTCGGGCGATATCCACAGGAACTTCATGGGGTATTCATCCAGCAAAACCCAGTTGATGATTGGTTTGGGAATGAGCGCGATCTCGGATTCGTGGTACGCTTTTGCCCAAAACGAAAAAACGGTGGAGGAATACCAAAAAAGAGTGGAAGAAGGAATACTGCCTGTTTTCCGCGGACATATTTTAAACGAAGAAGATTTAATCATCAGAAAGCATATCCTAAATTTAATGTGCCGACTTGAAACTTCTTGGGACACACAGAACTTCGTGCCCGATCTGGAAAACTCCATTCACCAACTAAAAGAAATGGAAGCCGACGGTTTGGTGGAAATCTCCGACAACGCTATCAAGATTACCGAAAAAGGACGCGCCTTCACAAGAAACGTGGCGATGACCTTTGACCTGAGGATGATGCGTAACCAACCGGAAACAAGGATTTTTTCGATGACGATTTAA
- a CDS encoding PQQ-dependent sugar dehydrogenase codes for MKKTTFILILFLTFGVKGQEIILQEFASGFGSPVEIVNAKDSRLFVVQQNGFIKIVQPNGVSNSADFLDISSKITFGGERGLLGLAFHPNYSTNGYFFVYYNNTEGNITVSRFSVNPTDPDLADPASEKILLNITKPFTNHNGGSMHFAPDGNLWISTGDGGGGGDPNNNAQNKNSLLGKMLRIDVNSVGTYNIPTDNPFVGTDGADEIWAIGLRNAWKFSFDETTGNVMIADVGQEIFEEINRMPVSQSGINYGWRCYEGNSVYNNSGCAISSTMTFPMAVYDHSGGKCSITGGYVYRGTLYPALVGKYFFADFCSKQIGMMNDDGSIIWSSVFAGNNFSTFGVDANKELYVAAINNGKIFKVTTTPLATENSNISQIKIFPNPTSDKIFVRGLKSGNYAAEIIDYEGKTVLNKMVNKEKIDVSDLKPGVYFLTIKTGQLKIYSQKIIIK; via the coding sequence ATGAAAAAAACAACCTTTATTCTCATACTTTTTCTGACTTTCGGGGTGAAAGGTCAGGAAATTATTTTACAAGAATTTGCGAGCGGATTCGGAAGCCCCGTAGAAATTGTAAATGCCAAAGACAGTCGGCTCTTTGTTGTTCAACAAAATGGGTTTATCAAAATTGTTCAGCCCAACGGAGTTAGCAATTCTGCTGATTTTCTCGACATCAGCTCAAAAATTACATTTGGCGGTGAAAGAGGTTTGCTTGGTCTTGCTTTTCATCCAAATTATTCTACCAACGGGTATTTCTTTGTTTACTACAATAACACCGAAGGAAATATTACAGTTTCGAGATTTTCTGTGAATCCTACAGATCCCGATCTTGCAGATCCCGCTTCAGAAAAAATTTTGCTGAATATTACAAAACCTTTTACTAATCATAACGGTGGAAGCATGCATTTTGCGCCCGACGGAAACCTTTGGATTTCAACCGGTGATGGTGGCGGTGGCGGCGATCCAAACAACAACGCACAAAACAAGAACTCTCTTTTAGGAAAAATGTTGAGGATTGATGTTAATTCTGTCGGAACCTACAATATTCCTACCGACAATCCTTTCGTGGGAACTGATGGAGCTGATGAAATATGGGCAATTGGACTTCGAAACGCATGGAAATTTTCTTTTGATGAAACGACCGGAAATGTAATGATTGCCGATGTTGGACAAGAGATTTTTGAAGAAATCAACAGAATGCCTGTTTCCCAATCAGGAATTAATTACGGATGGCGCTGCTACGAGGGAAATTCTGTTTACAATAATTCGGGTTGCGCAATCAGTTCTACCATGACTTTTCCAATGGCAGTTTATGATCATTCCGGAGGAAAATGCTCCATCACAGGAGGTTATGTTTATCGCGGAACTCTGTACCCAGCTTTAGTAGGAAAATATTTTTTCGCAGATTTTTGCTCAAAACAAATCGGAATGATGAATGATGACGGAAGTATTATCTGGAGTTCAGTTTTTGCTGGAAATAATTTTTCAACATTCGGAGTTGATGCCAACAAAGAACTTTATGTAGCTGCAATAAACAACGGAAAAATTTTTAAAGTTACCACGACTCCACTTGCGACGGAAAATTCTAATATCAGTCAGATCAAAATATTTCCAAATCCGACCTCTGATAAAATATTTGTTAGAGGACTTAAAAGCGGAAATTATGCCGCAGAAATCATTGACTACGAAGGAAAAACAGTTTTGAATAAAATGGTTAATAAAGAAAAAATTGATGTTTCGGATTTGAAACCTGGAGTCTATTTCTTAACGATTAAAACTGGTCAACTAAAAATCTATTCTCAGAAAATAATCATAAAATAA